The following are encoded together in the Pseudomonas sp. IB20 genome:
- the aroQ gene encoding type II 3-dehydroquinate dehydratase, which produces MPPIVLVLNGPNLNLLGTREPAIYGHETLADIAALCGRSAEKLGLKIEFRQTNHEGELLDWIHAARARCAGIVINPAAWTHTSVAIRDALVASEVPVIEVHLSNVHAREAFRHHSFVSPIAKAVLAGFGSHGYHLALEHFSHTFKG; this is translated from the coding sequence ATGCCGCCCATCGTGCTGGTGCTCAATGGCCCCAACCTCAACCTGCTCGGCACCCGCGAGCCCGCCATCTACGGCCATGAAACCCTGGCCGACATTGCCGCCCTGTGTGGCCGCAGCGCCGAAAAGCTCGGGCTGAAAATCGAATTCCGCCAGACCAACCACGAAGGCGAATTGCTCGACTGGATCCACGCCGCCCGCGCCCGTTGCGCCGGTATCGTGATCAACCCAGCGGCCTGGACCCACACCTCGGTCGCGATTCGCGACGCGCTGGTAGCCAGTGAAGTGCCGGTGATCGAAGTGCATTTATCCAACGTGCACGCACGTGAGGCATTCAGGCATCACTCCTTTGTGTCGCCCATCGCCAAGGCGGTGCTCGCCGGGTTCGGTAGCCACGGCTACCACCTGGCCCTGGAACACTTCAGCCACACTTTCAAGGGATGA
- a CDS encoding DMT family transporter, giving the protein MTVSTPLSGVNHPFKGILLIVVATFLFSSHDALSKYLAGFYPIVMVVWARYLVHTLLMAGIFLPQSGLRVLRSKRPGMQVVRALCLLGTSLFFTAALHFIPLAEATAVNFLAPILVTALSVPLLGEHVTRGQWLAVICGFVGVLIIIHPGGELFTPAVLLPLCSALFFCFYQLLTRILSQYDTPTTSNFFAGLCNTLVMSAMVPFFWQLPTVWHGVLMLALGTCGMTAHLMLTQAFRFAAPALLAPFGYCQIVFAGLLGWLVFNHTPDLTTVVGIGVICMSGLAAAWQQRRR; this is encoded by the coding sequence ATGACTGTCAGCACACCTCTTTCCGGCGTCAACCATCCCTTCAAAGGCATTCTGCTGATTGTGGTGGCGACATTCCTTTTTTCCAGCCACGACGCCTTGTCCAAATACTTGGCCGGGTTCTACCCGATTGTGATGGTGGTGTGGGCGCGTTACCTGGTGCACACCCTGTTGATGGCCGGCATTTTCCTGCCGCAATCAGGCTTGCGCGTGCTGCGCAGCAAGCGGCCGGGCATGCAGGTGGTGCGGGCGTTGTGCCTGCTGGGCACCAGCCTGTTTTTTACCGCGGCGCTGCATTTCATCCCGTTGGCGGAAGCCACGGCGGTGAACTTCCTGGCGCCGATCCTGGTGACGGCGCTGTCGGTGCCCTTGCTCGGTGAACACGTGACGCGTGGCCAATGGCTGGCGGTGATCTGCGGGTTTGTCGGGGTGCTGATCATCATCCACCCCGGCGGTGAGCTGTTCACGCCTGCGGTGCTGCTGCCGCTGTGTTCGGCGCTGTTCTTCTGCTTCTACCAGTTACTCACGCGCATCCTCAGCCAATACGACACGCCCACCACCAGCAACTTTTTCGCCGGCCTGTGCAATACCTTGGTGATGAGTGCGATGGTGCCGTTCTTCTGGCAGTTGCCCACGGTGTGGCATGGCGTGCTGATGCTGGCGCTGGGCACGTGCGGGATGACCGCCCACTTGATGTTGACCCAGGCCTTCCGCTTCGCGGCGCCGGCTTTGCTGGCGCCGTTCGGCTACTGCCAGATCGTGTTTGCGGGGTTGTTGGGCTGGCTGGTGTTCAACCATACCCCCGACTTGACCACGGTGGTCGGCATCGGGGTGATCTGCATGAGCGGGTTGGCCGCTGCCTGGCAGCAGCGGCGGCGTTGA
- a CDS encoding membrane lipoprotein lipid attachment site-containing protein: MKKTLFVLSALALLTACNQEPKEAPKPAPASVQATLVPATPPTDKWVGKWIGVEGLNLTIAKDDSIGRGHYLLTMQYGLDADDSGTFKGEANEDGIAFTRPDGPQQLSAGDGEATGLKWLADKKDCLIVDTGEGYCRD, encoded by the coding sequence ATGAAAAAAACACTCTTTGTGCTTTCTGCCCTCGCCCTGCTCACCGCTTGTAACCAAGAGCCCAAGGAAGCGCCCAAACCCGCTCCGGCCTCGGTGCAAGCCACCCTGGTACCGGCCACCCCGCCCACCGACAAATGGGTCGGCAAGTGGATCGGTGTCGAAGGCCTGAACCTGACCATCGCCAAAGACGACAGCATCGGCCGTGGCCATTACCTTTTAACCATGCAATACGGCCTCGACGCCGACGACTCCGGCACCTTCAAGGGTGAAGCCAACGAAGACGGCATCGCCTTTACCCGCCCGGACGGCCCGCAGCAGTTGAGCGCCGGCGACGGTGAAGCCACCGGCCTGAAATGGCTGGCGGATAAAAAGGATTGCCTGATCGTCGACACCGGCGAAGGTTACTGCCGCGACTGA
- the tesB gene encoding acyl-CoA thioesterase II, with protein sequence MSQVLEDLVDLLTLEPIEENLFRGRSQDLGFRQLFGGQVLGQSLSAASQTVEAARHVHSLHGYFLRPGDASLPVVYSVDRVRDGGSFSTRRVTAIQKGNPIFTCTTSFQYDEQGFEHQTTMPVVVGPENLPSELELTKQRAHLIPEHMREKLLCPKPIEVRPVTEKDPYNPQPSDPVKYVWFRADGALADSPALHKYLLAYASDFGLLTTSLLPHGKTVWQKDMQVASLDHALWFHADLRADDWLLYAMDSPWAGNSRGFSRGSVYNRAGQLVASVTQEGLIRHRKDWA encoded by the coding sequence ATGAGCCAAGTATTGGAAGATCTGGTGGACTTGCTGACCCTGGAGCCGATCGAGGAAAACCTCTTTCGCGGCCGCAGCCAGGACCTGGGTTTTCGCCAACTGTTCGGCGGCCAGGTGCTCGGCCAGTCGCTGTCGGCCGCCAGCCAGACCGTAGAAGCAGCGCGGCATGTTCACTCCCTGCATGGCTATTTCCTACGTCCGGGCGACGCTTCGTTGCCGGTGGTGTATTCGGTGGACCGCGTGCGCGATGGCGGCAGTTTCAGCACGCGCCGCGTCACGGCGATCCAGAAGGGCAACCCGATTTTTACCTGCACCACCTCGTTCCAGTACGACGAACAAGGCTTTGAGCACCAGACCACCATGCCCGTGGTGGTCGGCCCGGAAAACCTGCCGTCGGAGCTGGAGCTGACCAAGCAGCGTGCGCACCTGATCCCGGAGCACATGCGTGAAAAACTGCTGTGCCCCAAGCCGATCGAAGTGCGCCCGGTCACCGAGAAAGACCCGTACAACCCGCAGCCGTCCGACCCGGTGAAGTACGTGTGGTTTCGTGCCGACGGCGCCCTGGCTGACTCACCGGCGCTGCATAAATACCTGCTGGCCTACGCCTCGGACTTCGGCTTGTTGACCACCTCGCTGCTGCCCCATGGCAAGACCGTGTGGCAGAAAGACATGCAGGTCGCCAGCCTCGACCACGCGCTGTGGTTCCACGCCGACCTGCGCGCCGACGACTGGTTGCTGTACGCCATGGACAGCCCGTGGGCTGGTAACTCGCGCGGTTTCTCGCGCGGCAGCGTGTACAACCGCGCCGGGCAACTGGTGGCGTCGGTGACCCAGGAAGGGTTGATTCGCCATCGCAAGGATTGGGCATGA
- a CDS encoding DUF4160 domain-containing protein translates to MKVGAYKGYVISVFLRDEHCPPHVHVRGKEWDARFRFSFLNGDVELWDIEPERRQPPTVVLREIREAIMQRHYLARARRIWWEKLQTVCLENHSWDWDAGELVQGLVIRRGVYVIASARHDVVEQRTILNLVRAPDCVGINL, encoded by the coding sequence ATGAAAGTAGGTGCTTACAAAGGATATGTAATCTCGGTGTTTCTCAGGGATGAGCATTGCCCGCCTCACGTGCATGTCAGGGGCAAGGAATGGGATGCACGGTTTCGTTTCAGTTTTCTGAATGGGGACGTGGAGTTGTGGGATATAGAGCCTGAACGGAGGCAGCCACCCACGGTGGTCCTGAGGGAAATACGTGAGGCAATAATGCAGCGGCACTACTTGGCGCGGGCACGCAGGATTTGGTGGGAGAAACTGCAAACGGTTTGCCTGGAGAATCATTCCTGGGATTGGGACGCTGGTGAGTTGGTTCAAGGGTTGGTCATTCGACGTGGTGTCTATGTCATCGCAAGCGCCCGGCACGACGTCGTAGAGCAACGGACAATTTTGAATCTGGTAAGAGCGCCAGATTGCGTGGGGATTAATTTATGA
- the quiC gene encoding 3-dehydroshikimate dehydratase QuiC: MQRSIATVSLSGTLPEKLEAIAAAGFDGVEIFENDLLYYDGSPREVRQMCADLGIAITLFQPFRDFEGCRRDRLARNLERAERKFDLMQELGTDLVLVCSNASADCVGDERILLDDLSLLAEHAGRRGLRIGYEALAWGKHVNTWQQVWNLVRQIDHPSLGVLLDSFHTLSLKGDPSGIAQIPGDKIFFVQMADAPILAMDVLEWSRHFRCFPGQGEFDLAGFLAPIIQSGYTGPLSLEIFNDGFRAAPTRANAADGLRSLLYLEEKTRQRLKQEAPAHPVDILFDTPAASEYDGIEFLEFAVDENLGAKLTQWLERLGFVKAGQHRSKSVSLLRQGDINLILNCEPYSFAHNFFEAHGPSLCATAIRVKDSAKALQRAVAYKGQPYRGLVGPNELELAAVRAPDGSLIYLVDQSEGGLYDTDFNLQPANASSGGLLRIDHMAMALPADSLDSWVLFYKSLLDFEADDEVVLPDPYGLVKSRALRSRCSSIRLPLNISENRNTAISHALSSYRGSGVHHIAFDCADIFAEVSRAKAAGVPLLDIPLNYYDDLAARFDFDDAFLSELAYYNVLYDRDAQGGELFHVYTEPFEGRFFFEIIQRKNGYAGYGAANVAVRLAAMAKSRSGAVRQARL; the protein is encoded by the coding sequence ATGCAACGCTCCATTGCCACCGTTTCTTTGAGTGGAACCCTGCCGGAAAAACTCGAAGCCATCGCCGCCGCCGGGTTTGATGGCGTGGAAATCTTCGAAAACGATCTGCTGTATTACGACGGCAGCCCCCGGGAAGTTAGGCAAATGTGCGCCGACCTCGGCATCGCCATCACCTTGTTCCAACCGTTTCGCGACTTTGAAGGCTGCCGCCGCGACCGCCTGGCGCGCAACCTGGAGCGCGCCGAGCGCAAGTTTGACCTGATGCAGGAACTGGGCACCGACCTGGTGCTGGTGTGCAGCAACGCCTCGGCTGATTGCGTCGGCGATGAGCGCATTTTGCTCGATGATCTTAGCCTGTTGGCCGAACACGCCGGCCGCCGTGGCCTGCGAATTGGCTATGAAGCGCTGGCCTGGGGCAAGCATGTGAACACCTGGCAACAGGTGTGGAACCTGGTTCGTCAGATCGACCACCCGAGCCTGGGTGTGTTGCTCGACAGCTTCCACACGCTGTCGCTCAAGGGCGACCCAAGTGGGATCGCACAGATTCCCGGCGACAAAATCTTCTTTGTGCAAATGGCCGATGCGCCGATCCTGGCCATGGATGTGCTGGAGTGGAGCCGGCATTTCCGCTGCTTCCCGGGGCAGGGCGAATTCGACCTGGCGGGGTTCCTGGCGCCGATCATCCAGAGTGGTTACACCGGGCCGTTGTCCCTGGAAATTTTCAATGATGGCTTCCGCGCGGCACCGACGCGGGCGAATGCAGCCGATGGCTTGCGTTCGCTGTTGTACCTGGAAGAGAAAACCCGCCAGCGCTTGAAGCAGGAAGCGCCCGCTCACCCCGTCGACATCCTGTTTGATACGCCCGCCGCCAGCGAATACGACGGCATCGAATTCCTTGAGTTTGCCGTGGATGAAAACCTTGGCGCCAAGCTCACGCAATGGCTGGAGCGCCTGGGTTTCGTCAAGGCTGGGCAGCACCGCTCCAAGAGCGTGAGCCTGTTGCGCCAGGGCGATATCAACCTGATCCTTAACTGTGAACCCTATTCCTTTGCCCACAACTTCTTCGAAGCCCACGGGCCGTCGTTGTGCGCCACCGCGATTCGGGTCAAGGACAGCGCCAAGGCGTTGCAGCGGGCGGTGGCCTACAAAGGTCAGCCTTATCGCGGCCTGGTCGGGCCCAATGAGCTGGAACTGGCCGCCGTGCGTGCGCCGGACGGCAGCCTGATTTACCTGGTAGACCAAAGCGAAGGCGGGCTGTACGACACCGACTTCAACTTGCAACCGGCCAACGCCTCAAGCGGCGGGCTGCTACGCATCGACCACATGGCCATGGCGCTGCCGGCCGACAGCCTCGACAGCTGGGTGCTGTTCTACAAGAGCCTGTTGGATTTCGAAGCGGATGACGAAGTGGTGCTGCCCGACCCTTACGGCCTGGTCAAAAGCCGTGCGCTGCGCAGCCGTTGCAGCTCGATCCGCCTGCCGCTGAATATTTCCGAGAACCGCAACACCGCCATTTCCCACGCGCTGTCGAGCTATCGCGGCTCGGGCGTGCACCACATTGCCTTCGACTGCGCGGATATTTTTGCCGAAGTCAGCCGGGCCAAAGCGGCGGGCGTGCCGTTGCTGGATATCCCGCTCAATTACTACGACGACCTGGCGGCTCGGTTCGATTTCGACGACGCATTCCTCAGCGAGCTGGCGTACTACAACGTGCTGTACGACCGTGATGCCCAGGGCGGTGAGTTGTTTCACGTGTACACCGAGCCATTTGAGGGGCGGTTTTTCTTCGAGATCATCCAGCGTAAAAACGGCTATGCCGGGTACGGCGCGGCCAACGTGGCGGTGCGCCTGGCGGCGATGGCCAAATCACGCAGTGGCGCGGTGCGCCAGGCGCGGTTATGA
- a CDS encoding GNAT family N-acetyltransferase has protein sequence MEPILELESARLLMRQWRDSDLPEFARMCADPQVMRYFPAKLNHLESAALIGRIRGHFAEYGFGLWALQRKDTGEFIGLTGLLNVSFEADFTPAVEIGWRLAREHWGLGYASEAAWTALRCGFDRLQLDEILAFTTETNLPSQKVMQAIGMHYDPQADFEHPKVAADDPLRHHVLYRITRAQWLDTLHG, from the coding sequence ATGGAGCCGATACTGGAATTGGAAAGCGCACGCTTGCTGATGCGCCAATGGCGCGACAGCGACTTGCCGGAATTTGCACGCATGTGCGCCGACCCGCAGGTGATGCGTTATTTCCCGGCCAAGCTCAACCACCTGGAAAGCGCCGCGCTGATCGGCCGGATTCGCGGGCATTTCGCCGAATACGGCTTTGGCCTGTGGGCCTTGCAGCGCAAGGACACCGGCGAATTTATTGGCCTGACCGGGCTGCTGAATGTGAGCTTTGAAGCAGACTTTACCCCGGCGGTAGAAATTGGCTGGCGCCTGGCCCGCGAGCATTGGGGCCTGGGTTACGCCAGTGAAGCGGCCTGGACTGCGCTGCGCTGTGGTTTCGACCGGTTGCAATTGGATGAGATCCTCGCCTTTACCACCGAAACCAATCTGCCATCACAAAAAGTCATGCAGGCCATCGGTATGCATTACGATCCGCAGGCAGATTTTGAACACCCCAAGGTCGCAGCCGATGACCCGCTGCGCCATCATGTTTTGTACCGCATCACCCGCGCCCAATGGTTGGACACGCTGCACGGATAA
- a CDS encoding MFS transporter produces MPSQTPNVAGRHSNPHAGIGDKIRGAMAVGKTRWGMLALVFFATTLNYIDRAALGVMQPILAKEMSWTAMDYANINFWFQVGYAIGFVLQGRLIDRVGVKRVFFCAVLLWSLATGAHGLATSAVGFMVCRFILGLTEAANYPACVKTTRLWFPAGERAVATGIFNAGTNVGAMMTPMLLPLILHVWGWQAAFLGMASLGGIWLIFWGLKYYNPEDHPTVKQSELEYLQQEVEPEQPSVPFSRILRMRGTWAFAIAYSLTAPVFWFYLYWLPPFLNQQYNLGINVTQMGIPLIIIYLTADFGSVGGGILSSFLIGRGMNPIKARLLSMLLFACCIVGVIMAAGSSQLWVAVFAISLAIGAHQAWTANIWSLVMDYTPKHMMSTVFGFGGMCAAIGGMFMTQIVGHILTVTNNNYTVLFTLIPAMYFTALIWMYFMAPRKIPTVDL; encoded by the coding sequence ATGCCTTCGCAAACTCCCAACGTGGCCGGGCGCCACAGCAATCCGCACGCCGGCATCGGCGACAAAATCCGCGGCGCCATGGCCGTGGGCAAGACGCGCTGGGGCATGCTGGCCTTGGTGTTCTTCGCCACCACCCTGAACTACATCGACCGCGCCGCCCTGGGCGTGATGCAACCGATCCTGGCCAAGGAAATGAGCTGGACGGCGATGGACTACGCCAACATCAACTTCTGGTTCCAGGTCGGCTACGCCATCGGCTTTGTGCTGCAAGGCCGGCTGATTGATCGAGTCGGCGTAAAGCGCGTGTTCTTCTGCGCGGTGCTGCTGTGGAGCCTGGCCACCGGCGCCCACGGCCTGGCCACGTCGGCCGTAGGCTTTATGGTGTGTCGCTTTATCCTCGGGCTGACGGAAGCCGCCAACTACCCGGCCTGCGTCAAGACCACGCGGCTGTGGTTCCCGGCCGGTGAGCGTGCAGTGGCCACCGGTATCTTCAACGCCGGCACCAATGTGGGCGCGATGATGACGCCGATGCTGCTGCCGCTGATCCTCCACGTGTGGGGCTGGCAGGCGGCGTTCCTGGGCATGGCATCGCTGGGCGGGATCTGGCTAATCTTCTGGGGCTTGAAATACTACAACCCGGAAGACCATCCCACGGTCAAACAAAGCGAACTGGAGTATCTGCAACAGGAAGTCGAACCGGAACAACCGAGCGTCCCCTTCAGCCGAATCCTACGCATGCGCGGCACCTGGGCCTTCGCCATCGCCTACTCTCTGACCGCGCCGGTGTTCTGGTTCTACCTGTACTGGCTGCCACCGTTTCTGAACCAGCAATACAACCTGGGCATTAACGTGACCCAGATGGGCATCCCACTGATCATCATTTACCTGACAGCCGACTTCGGCAGCGTGGGTGGGGGGATTCTGTCGTCGTTCCTGATCGGCCGTGGGATGAATCCGATCAAGGCGCGGCTGTTGTCGATGCTGCTGTTCGCCTGCTGCATCGTCGGCGTGATCATGGCGGCCGGTTCCAGCCAACTGTGGGTCGCGGTGTTTGCCATCTCCCTGGCCATCGGCGCACACCAGGCCTGGACCGCCAATATCTGGAGCCTGGTGATGGACTACACGCCCAAACACATGATGAGCACGGTGTTCGGTTTCGGCGGCATGTGTGCGGCCATCGGCGGCATGTTCATGACCCAGATCGTCGGCCATATCCTCACGGTCACGAACAACAATTACACCGTGCTGTTCACCCTGATCCCGGCGATGTACTTCACTGCGCTGATCTGGATGTACTTCATGGCGCCGCGCAAGATTCCTACCGTCGACCTGTGA
- the ypfJ gene encoding KPN_02809 family neutral zinc metallopeptidase → MLWKKGRRSDNVVDARDDSGGGGGGGMRFGGGKGLSLTAIVLIVGIGWLTGQDPLQILGQLTGQVEQAPSVSTQSRQAPPANDEQADFVRAVLGDTEDTWGQVFKENGLAYKNPKLILFRGRVNSACGGATSASGPFYCPADQQVYLDLDFFREMSQRFQAAGDFAQAYVIAHEVGHHVQTLLGISAKIQAARQQGRQMQGDGGLLVRQELQADCFAGVWANRAQKRLNWLEPGDIEEALNAANAIGDDRLQQQGQGRVVPDSFTHGTSAQRVRWFKTGFAQGQITQCDTFTAKSL, encoded by the coding sequence ATGCTATGGAAAAAAGGCCGACGCAGCGACAACGTGGTAGATGCCCGCGATGACAGTGGCGGCGGTGGTGGTGGCGGCATGCGGTTTGGCGGCGGCAAGGGCCTGAGCCTCACGGCCATCGTGCTGATCGTCGGGATTGGCTGGCTGACCGGGCAGGACCCGTTGCAGATCCTCGGCCAGTTGACCGGCCAGGTGGAGCAAGCGCCCTCGGTAAGCACGCAATCGCGCCAGGCCCCACCGGCCAACGATGAGCAGGCCGATTTTGTACGCGCGGTACTGGGCGATACCGAGGACACCTGGGGCCAGGTGTTCAAGGAAAACGGGTTGGCCTACAAGAACCCGAAACTGATTTTGTTCCGTGGCCGGGTGAATTCCGCCTGCGGTGGCGCCACCTCGGCCAGCGGCCCGTTTTACTGCCCGGCTGACCAACAAGTGTATTTGGACCTGGATTTCTTCCGGGAAATGTCGCAACGCTTCCAGGCCGCCGGCGATTTCGCCCAGGCCTACGTGATCGCCCACGAAGTCGGGCACCACGTGCAAACGCTGCTGGGCATCTCGGCCAAGATTCAAGCCGCGCGCCAACAGGGCCGGCAGATGCAAGGCGACGGCGGCCTGCTGGTGCGCCAGGAACTGCAAGCCGACTGCTTCGCCGGGGTGTGGGCCAACCGTGCGCAAAAACGCCTGAACTGGCTGGAGCCCGGCGATATTGAAGAAGCACTGAATGCTGCCAACGCCATCGGTGATGACCGTTTGCAGCAACAGGGTCAGGGCCGCGTAGTGCCGGATTCGTTTACCCACGGTACCTCGGCACAGCGGGTTCGCTGGTTCAAGACCGGCTTCGCCCAGGGCCAGATCACTCAATGCGACACGTTTACAGCGAAGAGTCTTTAG
- a CDS encoding shikimate dehydrogenase, whose amino-acid sequence MKPRILAGLIGSGIQASRTPALHEQEGDAQGLRYLYRLIDLEPLQLNINALPDLLDAAEMMQFTGLNITYPCKQAILPLLDELSDEAQGIGAVNTVVFKGGKRIGHNTDCLGFAEGFRRNLNDVPRQRVVQMGAGGAGAAVAHALLAEGVEHLSIFDVDVARARDLVDNLAQRFGAGRAQVGNHLENAMAEADGLVNTTPMGMAKLPGTPVPPALLRAELWVAEIVYFPLETELLRNARALGCRTLDGGNMAVFQAVKAFELFSGQAPDAQRMLAHFQSMNT is encoded by the coding sequence ATGAAACCGCGCATCCTCGCCGGCCTGATCGGCTCGGGCATCCAAGCCTCCCGTACTCCCGCCCTGCATGAACAGGAAGGTGACGCTCAGGGCCTGCGTTATTTGTATCGCCTGATCGATCTGGAACCGCTGCAATTGAACATCAACGCCCTGCCCGACCTGCTGGACGCCGCCGAGATGATGCAGTTCACCGGGTTGAACATTACCTACCCGTGCAAGCAGGCCATCCTACCGTTGCTCGATGAGTTGTCCGACGAAGCCCAAGGCATTGGCGCGGTCAACACCGTGGTGTTCAAGGGCGGCAAACGCATCGGCCACAACACCGATTGCCTGGGCTTCGCCGAAGGGTTCCGGCGCAATTTGAATGACGTCCCCCGCCAGCGTGTCGTGCAAATGGGCGCAGGCGGTGCGGGGGCGGCGGTGGCCCACGCGCTGCTGGCGGAGGGCGTGGAACACTTGAGCATTTTTGACGTGGACGTGGCCCGCGCCCGTGACCTTGTGGACAACCTCGCCCAACGTTTCGGCGCCGGTCGCGCACAAGTCGGCAACCACCTGGAAAACGCTATGGCCGAGGCGGATGGGCTGGTCAACACCACGCCGATGGGCATGGCCAAGCTGCCTGGCACACCGGTGCCGCCGGCCTTGTTGCGGGCTGAGTTATGGGTGGCGGAAATCGTGTATTTCCCGCTGGAAACAGAGCTGCTGCGTAACGCCCGCGCCTTGGGTTGCCGCACGCTGGATGGCGGCAATATGGCGGTATTTCAAGCGGTGAAGGCGTTTGAGTTGTTCAGTGGGCAAGCGCCGGATGCGCAAAGAATGCTGGCGCACTTCCAGAGCATGAATACTTAA
- a CDS encoding TetR/AcrR family transcriptional regulator — MTLTPDLSAVSDAPRKSRKNNPEKTRENILQEAIVEFVQQGLAGARVDAIAERIHTSKRMIYYYFGSKEQLYVEVLEKLYGDIRNTETRMNLTALEPREAIRRLVEFTFDHHDQNVDFVRIVSIENINNAEYVKRSDSIKAMNSNILEGLGATLRRGAEMGLFRQGLNPLDVHLLINSFSFYRVSNRHTFSEIFQIELSDEVVKQRHREMICESVMRYLQA; from the coding sequence ATGACCCTGACCCCCGACCTCTCCGCTGTGTCAGACGCACCGCGCAAGAGTCGTAAGAACAACCCGGAAAAGACCCGCGAAAACATCCTCCAGGAAGCCATCGTCGAGTTTGTCCAGCAGGGCTTGGCCGGCGCTCGCGTGGATGCGATCGCCGAGCGCATCCACACCTCCAAACGCATGATCTATTACTACTTCGGCAGCAAGGAGCAGTTGTACGTCGAGGTGCTGGAGAAGCTCTACGGCGACATTCGTAACACCGAAACCCGCATGAACCTTACCGCCCTGGAGCCGCGCGAAGCGATTCGTCGGCTGGTGGAATTCACCTTTGATCACCATGACCAGAATGTGGATTTCGTGCGCATCGTCAGCATCGAAAACATCAACAACGCCGAGTACGTAAAGCGCTCGGATTCGATCAAAGCGATGAACAGCAATATTCTCGAAGGGCTCGGCGCCACGTTGCGTCGGGGGGCTGAGATGGGGTTGTTTCGCCAAGGGTTGAACCCTTTGGACGTGCATCTGTTGATCAACTCCTTCAGCTTTTACCGGGTGTCCAATCGCCATACGTTCAGTGAGATCTTTCAGATCGAGCTGTCTGATGAGGTGGTTAAACAGCGGCATCGGGAGATGATTTGTGAGTCGGTGATGCGTTACCTGCAGGCCTAA
- a CDS encoding HAD family hydrolase, with protein MSLSDVTHWVFDMDGTLTVAVHDFAAIRVALEIPPEDDILTHLAALPAEVAAAKHAWLLEHERELALGSVAAVGAVELVRELAGRGYRLGILTRNARELAHITLEAIGLADCFAIEDVLGRDDAPPKPDPGGLLKLAEAWDVSPDAMVMVGDYRFDLDCGRAAGAKTVLVNLPENPWPELADWHAADCAVLRQMI; from the coding sequence ATGAGCCTGTCGGACGTAACGCATTGGGTATTTGATATGGACGGCACCCTCACGGTGGCCGTGCATGACTTTGCAGCGATCCGCGTGGCCTTGGAGATCCCACCCGAGGACGACATTCTCACCCATTTGGCAGCGTTGCCGGCTGAGGTGGCGGCGGCCAAGCATGCCTGGCTGCTTGAGCATGAGCGCGAGCTGGCGCTCGGTTCGGTTGCCGCTGTGGGTGCGGTGGAGTTGGTGCGCGAGTTGGCTGGGCGCGGTTATCGCCTGGGCATCCTGACCCGCAATGCGCGGGAGTTGGCGCATATCACCCTGGAAGCGATTGGCCTGGCGGATTGCTTTGCCATCGAAGACGTATTGGGCCGCGATGATGCGCCGCCCAAGCCGGATCCGGGTGGATTGTTGAAATTGGCGGAAGCTTGGGATGTTTCTCCCGATGCGATGGTGATGGTCGGGGATTACCGCTTTGACCTGGATTGTGGCCGGGCGGCAGGGGCCAAGACGGTATTGGTTAACTTGCCGGAGAACCCGTGGCCCGAGTTGGCGGATTGGCACGCGGCGGATTGCGCGGTGCTGCGCCAGATGATTTAA